Proteins from a genomic interval of Streptomyces sp. SID8374:
- the glyA gene encoding serine hydroxymethyltransferase, whose protein sequence is MPVTSPAAPVPAPTTPDALPQDFGALLRQDPEIAGVLLGERDRQAATLQLIAAENFTSPAVLAALGSPLANKYAEGYPGARHHGGCEHADAAERIAVRRATALFGAEHANVQPHSGSSAVLAAYAALLRPGDTVLAMGLPYGGHLTHGAPGNFSGRWFDFVGYGVDPTTGLIDYTRLRALARARRPKAIVCGSISYPRHPDYELFREIADEVGAYLIADAAHPMGLIAGGAAPSPVPYADVVCATTHKVLRGPRGGMILCGAELAERVDRAVFPFTQGGAQMHTVAAKAVAFGEAETPAYTLYAHQVVAHARVLAAGLEAEGFEVTTGGTDTHIIVADPAPLGVDARTARERLSAAGMVLDTCALPYGEARGIRLGTAAVTTQGMDEGDMARIAALFGAAVREPGDVSPIAAEVRELAARNPPYPQ, encoded by the coding sequence ATGCCGGTCACCTCTCCCGCCGCACCCGTACCCGCGCCGACCACGCCCGACGCCCTGCCCCAGGACTTCGGCGCGCTGCTCCGCCAGGACCCGGAGATCGCCGGGGTCCTGCTGGGGGAGAGGGACCGGCAGGCCGCCACCCTCCAGCTGATCGCCGCCGAGAACTTCACCTCGCCCGCCGTCCTGGCGGCCCTCGGCTCCCCGCTCGCCAACAAGTACGCCGAGGGGTACCCGGGCGCCCGCCACCACGGCGGCTGCGAGCACGCGGACGCCGCCGAACGCATCGCCGTACGCCGCGCCACCGCCCTCTTCGGCGCCGAACACGCCAACGTCCAGCCGCACTCCGGCTCCTCCGCCGTCCTCGCCGCCTACGCCGCGCTGCTGCGCCCGGGCGACACGGTCCTCGCGATGGGGCTCCCGTACGGGGGACACCTCACCCACGGGGCGCCGGGCAACTTCTCCGGCCGCTGGTTCGACTTCGTCGGCTACGGCGTCGACCCTACGACCGGCCTCATCGACTACACCCGGCTCCGCGCCCTGGCCCGGGCCCGCCGCCCCAAGGCGATCGTCTGCGGCTCCATCTCCTACCCCCGCCACCCCGACTACGAGCTGTTCCGGGAGATCGCCGACGAGGTGGGCGCGTACCTGATCGCGGACGCCGCCCACCCGATGGGGCTGATCGCCGGGGGAGCGGCGCCGAGCCCGGTCCCGTACGCCGACGTCGTCTGCGCCACCACGCACAAGGTGCTGCGCGGACCGCGCGGCGGCATGATCCTGTGCGGCGCGGAGCTGGCGGAGCGGGTCGACCGGGCGGTGTTCCCGTTCACACAGGGCGGTGCGCAGATGCATACGGTGGCGGCGAAGGCGGTCGCGTTCGGGGAGGCGGAGACACCGGCGTACACGCTGTACGCGCACCAGGTCGTCGCGCACGCGCGGGTGCTGGCCGCAGGTCTCGAGGCCGAGGGGTTCGAGGTCACCACGGGCGGCACGGACACCCACATCATCGTGGCGGACCCGGCCCCGCTCGGCGTCGACGCCCGCACCGCCCGCGAACGGCTGTCGGCCGCCGGCATGGTGCTGGACACCTGTGCGCTGCCGTACGGGGAGGCCCGGGGCATCCGCCTGGGGACCGCCGCCGTCACCACGCAGGGCATGGACGAGGGCGACATGGCGAGGATCGCGGCCCTGTTCGGGGCGGCGGTACGGGAGCCGGGCGATGTGAGCCCGATCGCGGCGGAGGTACGGGAGCTGGCCGCGCGCAATCCGCCGTACCCGCAGTAG
- a CDS encoding MraY family glycosyltransferase — protein MGQPVRDYLLTLCVTAAVTYLLTGPVRKFAIAVGAMPAIRARDVHREPTPRLGGIAMFGGLCAGLIVADHLFNLKGVFELSNEPRALLSGAALIWLIGVLDDKFEIDALIKLGGQMIAAAVMVIQGLTILWLPIPGVGTVALTQWQGTLLTVALVVITINAVNFVDGLDGLAAGMVCIASAAFFLYAYRLWYGYGIEAAAPATLFAAILMGMCLGFLPHNMHPARIFMGDSGSMLIGLVLAAGAISITGQVDPDNMQIFGSERGATHAMLPVFIPLVLPLTIIAIPAADLILAIVRRTWNGQSPFAADRGHLHHRLLEVGHSHSRAVLIMYFWSALIAFGAVGYSVHSASMWIVFVIIAASAVGLVLLLMPRFTPRTPHWANRFVPPRYRHRASTQAPAPSSSYDEKPAPATSGAQQGAADAQMGEESPERAPVAVGVSGVNGATAIGARSRFPERRSIDSSR, from the coding sequence GTGGGGCAGCCCGTGCGTGATTACCTGCTGACGCTCTGTGTCACGGCTGCGGTGACCTATCTGCTGACCGGACCGGTGCGTAAGTTCGCCATCGCGGTCGGGGCGATGCCCGCGATCCGTGCGCGCGACGTCCACCGTGAGCCGACACCCCGGCTCGGTGGGATCGCCATGTTCGGCGGACTGTGTGCGGGCCTGATCGTCGCCGACCACCTCTTCAATCTGAAGGGCGTCTTCGAACTCTCCAACGAGCCACGGGCGTTGCTCTCCGGTGCCGCCCTGATCTGGCTGATCGGCGTCCTCGACGACAAGTTCGAGATCGACGCCCTGATCAAGCTCGGCGGCCAGATGATCGCCGCCGCGGTCATGGTCATCCAGGGGCTCACGATCCTGTGGCTGCCGATCCCCGGCGTCGGTACGGTCGCCCTCACCCAGTGGCAGGGCACGCTGCTCACGGTGGCGCTGGTCGTCATCACGATCAACGCGGTCAACTTCGTCGACGGCCTGGACGGGCTCGCGGCGGGCATGGTGTGCATCGCCTCGGCGGCGTTCTTCCTGTACGCCTACCGCCTCTGGTACGGGTACGGGATCGAGGCGGCCGCCCCCGCGACGCTGTTCGCCGCGATCCTGATGGGCATGTGCCTGGGCTTCCTGCCGCACAACATGCACCCGGCGCGGATCTTCATGGGCGACTCGGGGTCGATGCTGATCGGCCTGGTGCTGGCGGCGGGCGCGATCTCGATCACCGGCCAGGTGGACCCGGACAACATGCAGATCTTCGGCAGCGAGCGCGGGGCCACCCACGCGATGCTCCCGGTCTTCATCCCGCTGGTGCTGCCGCTGACGATCATCGCGATCCCGGCCGCCGACCTGATCCTGGCCATCGTCCGGCGCACCTGGAACGGCCAGTCGCCGTTCGCCGCCGACCGGGGCCACCTGCACCACCGCCTGCTGGAGGTCGGCCACTCGCACAGCCGGGCCGTGCTGATCATGTACTTCTGGTCGGCCCTGATCGCCTTCGGCGCCGTCGGCTACTCGGTCCACTCGGCCTCGATGTGGATCGTCTTCGTGATCATCGCGGCGAGCGCGGTGGGCCTGGTCCTGCTGCTGATGCCGCGCTTCACCCCCCGCACCCCGCACTGGGCCAACCGCTTCGTGCCCCCGCGCTACCGCCACCGCGCCTCCACGCAGGCACCCGCCCCCTCGTCCTCGTACGACGAGAAGCCGGCCCCCGCGACCTCCGGGGCCCAACAGGGCGCGGCAGACGCTCAGATGGGCGAGGAGAGCCCCGAACGGGCCCCTGTGGCGGTCGGGGTCTCCGGCGTCAACGGGGCGACCGCGATCGGCGCCCGTTCGCGTTTTCCTGAACGCCGCTCCATCGACTCGTCGCGCTGA
- the atpB gene encoding F0F1 ATP synthase subunit A: protein MQKELLVTADAQTLAFEVDCHLFQGSCGFPAPSAWSFIFDPIFSIGPVDFNKPMLLAIIGTIAIVSLFWAGFSKPKVVPGKLQMVAEALYDFVHRGIAKEIIGKKGEPFVPLLVSLFFFIWVMNLWAIIPLAQFPVTSLIAYPVGLALLVWVVYMSVTFRNNGFVGGIRNLCVPSGLPKPIYVILTPIEFVSNIFVRPFTLAVRLFANMFAGHILILVFTIATWYMLGTVLGTVYATASFAVTLALTVFEMFIQALQAYVFTVLTATYLSQALEEAH, encoded by the coding sequence ATGCAGAAGGAGCTCCTGGTGACTGCTGACGCCCAGACGCTCGCCTTCGAGGTTGACTGCCACCTGTTCCAGGGCTCGTGCGGATTCCCAGCCCCGAGCGCGTGGTCGTTCATCTTCGACCCGATCTTCAGTATCGGTCCGGTCGACTTCAACAAGCCGATGCTGCTCGCGATCATCGGCACGATCGCCATCGTGAGCCTGTTCTGGGCCGGCTTCTCCAAGCCCAAGGTCGTTCCGGGCAAGCTGCAGATGGTCGCCGAAGCGCTGTACGACTTCGTGCACCGGGGCATCGCCAAGGAGATCATCGGCAAGAAGGGCGAGCCCTTCGTCCCGCTGCTGGTGTCGCTGTTCTTCTTCATCTGGGTGATGAACCTCTGGGCGATCATCCCGCTCGCGCAGTTCCCGGTGACCTCGCTCATCGCCTACCCGGTCGGACTGGCCCTGCTCGTCTGGGTCGTCTACATGTCGGTGACCTTCCGGAACAACGGTTTCGTCGGCGGCATCCGCAACCTGTGCGTGCCGAGCGGCCTGCCCAAGCCGATCTACGTGATCCTGACGCCGATCGAGTTCGTCTCGAACATCTTCGTGCGCCCCTTCACGCTGGCGGTCCGGCTCTTCGCGAACATGTTCGCCGGCCACATCCTCATCCTGGTCTTCACGATCGCGACCTGGTACATGCTCGGCACCGTGCTCGGCACCGTGTACGCCACCGCGTCGTTCGCCGTGACCCTGGCCCTGACCGTCTTCGAGATGTTCATCCAGGCGCTCCAGGCCTACGTGTTCACCGTGCTGACCGCCACGTACTTGTCCCAGGCGCTCGAAGAAGCGCACTGA
- the atpE gene encoding ATP synthase F0 subunit C, with the protein MSQTLAAVVGNVGTIGYGLAAIGPGVGIGIIFGNGVQAIARQPEAAGIIRQNMLLGFAVIEALALIGFVAPFIFPK; encoded by the coding sequence ATGTCTCAGACTCTCGCAGCCGTCGTGGGCAACGTAGGCACCATCGGTTACGGCCTCGCGGCGATCGGCCCCGGCGTCGGCATCGGCATCATCTTCGGTAACGGCGTGCAGGCCATCGCCCGTCAGCCCGAGGCGGCCGGCATCATCCGCCAGAACATGCTGCTCGGCTTCGCGGTCATCGAGGCCCTGGCGCTGATCGGCTTCGTCGCGCCCTTCATCTTCCCGAAGTAG
- a CDS encoding F0F1 ATP synthase subunit B, producing the protein MLHLAAEEPQSPLLPVWPEIVIGLICFSIVFFAFYKKLLPAINKALDERREAIEGGIEKAEAAQTEAQSVLEQYKAQLAEARHEAARLRQEAQEQGAVIIQEMKAEGQRQREEIIAAGHAQIEADRKAAASALRQDVGKLATDLAGKLVGESLQDHARQSGTVDRFLDELEAKAEAAR; encoded by the coding sequence ATGTTGCATCTGGCAGCCGAGGAGCCGCAGTCACCGCTGCTGCCGGTCTGGCCCGAGATCGTCATCGGTCTGATCTGCTTCAGCATTGTCTTCTTCGCCTTCTACAAGAAGCTCCTCCCGGCCATCAACAAGGCCCTGGACGAGCGTCGTGAGGCGATCGAGGGTGGCATCGAGAAGGCCGAAGCGGCTCAGACCGAGGCCCAGAGCGTTCTTGAGCAGTACAAGGCTCAGCTCGCCGAGGCCCGTCACGAGGCCGCGCGTCTGCGCCAGGAGGCGCAGGAGCAGGGTGCCGTCATCATCCAGGAGATGAAGGCGGAAGGTCAGCGGCAGCGCGAAGAGATCATCGCCGCCGGCCACGCCCAGATCGAGGCCGACCGCAAGGCCGCTGCCTCGGCGCTGCGTCAGGACGTGGGCAAGCTCGCCACCGACCTGGCCGGCAAGCTCGTCGGTGAGTCCCTCCAGGACCACGCCCGGCAGAGCGGCACCGTCGACCGTTTCCTCGACGAGCTCGAGGCGAAGGCCGAGGCTGCCCGATGA
- a CDS encoding F0F1 ATP synthase subunit delta: protein MNGASREALAAGRERLDALTDNTSVDAAALADDLASVTALLHREVSLRRVLTDPAQSGESKAELVARLLSGQVSGEAVDLVSGLVRSRWSQSRDLVDSVEELANTADLTAAQRAGGLDDVEDELFRFGRIVGSDTELRSALTSRTATTAAKSDLLRSLLGGKAQPVTERIIVRLVTQPRGRSLEAGIESLSKLAADRRDRTVAIVTSAVPLSDRQKQRLGAALAKLYGREMHLNLDVDPAVLGGISVRVGDEIINDTVAERLEEATRRMAG, encoded by the coding sequence ATGAACGGCGCGAGCCGCGAGGCACTGGCCGCCGGACGTGAGCGGCTGGACGCGCTGACCGACAACACGTCGGTCGACGCGGCGGCCCTCGCCGACGATCTGGCATCGGTCACCGCGCTGCTCCACCGCGAGGTTTCCCTGCGCCGGGTCCTCACGGACCCGGCCCAGAGCGGCGAGAGCAAGGCCGAGCTGGTCGCGCGCCTGCTCAGCGGTCAGGTCAGCGGCGAAGCCGTCGACCTGGTCTCCGGGCTGGTCCGCTCCCGCTGGTCGCAGTCGCGTGACCTGGTGGACTCGGTCGAGGAGCTGGCGAACACCGCAGACCTCACCGCGGCTCAGCGCGCGGGCGGCCTCGACGACGTCGAGGACGAGCTGTTCCGGTTCGGCCGCATCGTCGGCTCCGACACGGAGCTGCGTTCCGCGCTCACCAGCCGTACGGCCACCACCGCCGCCAAGAGCGATCTGCTGCGCAGCCTGCTCGGCGGAAAGGCACAGCCGGTGACCGAGCGGATCATCGTCCGTCTGGTGACCCAGCCGCGGGGACGTAGCCTGGAAGCAGGGATCGAATCCCTGTCCAAGCTCGCCGCGGACCGGCGCGACCGCACGGTCGCGATCGTCACCTCGGCGGTGCCGCTCAGCGACCGGCAGAAGCAGCGTCTCGGCGCCGCCCTGGCGAAGCTGTACGGCCGTGAGATGCACCTGAACCTGGACGTGGACCCCGCGGTCCTCGGCGGGATCTCGGTGCGCGTCGGTGACGAGATCATCAACGACACCGTCGCGGAGCGCCTCGAAGAGGCGACCCGCCGCATGGCCGGCTGA
- the atpA gene encoding F0F1 ATP synthase subunit alpha: MAELTIRPEEIRDALENFVQSYKPDAASREEVGTVSVAGDGIAKVEGLPSAMANELLKFEDGTLGLALNLEEREIGAIVLGEFSGIEEGQPVQRTGEVLSVGVGEGYLGRVVDPLGNPIDGLGEIATDSRRALELQAPGVMVRKSVHEPMQTGYKAVDAMVPIGRGQRQLIIGDRQTGKTALAVDTIINQRDNWRSGDVNKQVRCIYVAIGQKGSTIASVRGALEEAGALEYTTIVAAPASDPAGFKYLAPYTGSAIGQHWMYQGKHVLIIFDDLSKQADAYRAVSLLLRRPPGREAYPGDVFYLHSRLLERCAKLSDEMGAGSMTGLPIVETKANDVSAFIPTNVISITDGQCFLESDLFNAGQRPALNVGISVSRVGGSAQHKAMKQVSGRLRVDLAQYRELEAFAAFGSDLDAASKASLERGKRMVELLKQPQYAPFPMEEQVVSVWAGTTGKMDDVPVEDIRRFESELLEYLRRERKDLLTSIAEGGKMSDDTLQSIADAIAAFKQQFETSDGKLLGEG, translated from the coding sequence ATGGCGGAGCTCACGATCCGGCCGGAGGAGATCCGGGACGCGCTGGAGAACTTTGTCCAGTCGTACAAGCCGGACGCGGCCTCGCGCGAGGAGGTCGGTACGGTCAGCGTTGCCGGCGACGGCATCGCGAAGGTGGAGGGCCTGCCCTCCGCCATGGCGAACGAGCTGCTGAAGTTCGAGGACGGAACCCTCGGTCTCGCCCTCAACCTCGAGGAGCGCGAGATCGGTGCGATCGTTCTCGGCGAGTTCAGCGGTATCGAGGAGGGCCAGCCGGTGCAGCGCACCGGTGAGGTGCTCTCCGTCGGCGTAGGCGAGGGCTACCTCGGCCGCGTCGTCGACCCGCTCGGCAACCCGATCGACGGTCTCGGCGAGATCGCGACCGACAGCCGCCGCGCCCTCGAGCTGCAGGCCCCTGGCGTCATGGTCCGCAAGTCGGTGCACGAGCCGATGCAGACCGGCTACAAGGCCGTCGACGCCATGGTGCCGATCGGCCGCGGCCAGCGTCAGCTGATCATCGGCGACCGTCAGACGGGTAAGACCGCTCTGGCCGTCGACACGATCATCAACCAGCGCGACAACTGGCGCTCGGGCGACGTGAACAAGCAGGTGCGCTGCATCTACGTCGCCATCGGTCAGAAGGGCTCCACCATCGCCTCCGTGCGTGGTGCGCTCGAAGAGGCCGGCGCGCTGGAGTACACGACCATCGTCGCCGCCCCGGCGTCCGACCCGGCCGGCTTCAAGTACCTGGCGCCGTACACCGGTTCGGCCATCGGCCAGCACTGGATGTACCAGGGCAAGCACGTCCTGATCATCTTCGACGACCTCTCGAAGCAGGCCGACGCCTACCGCGCCGTGTCCCTGCTGCTGCGCCGCCCGCCGGGCCGTGAGGCCTACCCGGGTGACGTCTTCTACCTGCACTCGCGTCTGCTGGAGCGCTGCGCCAAGCTCTCCGACGAGATGGGTGCCGGTTCGATGACGGGCCTCCCGATCGTCGAGACCAAGGCGAACGACGTGTCGGCGTTCATCCCGACCAACGTCATCTCCATCACCGACGGCCAGTGCTTCCTGGAGTCCGACCTGTTCAACGCGGGTCAGCGTCCGGCGCTCAACGTCGGTATCTCGGTCTCCCGAGTCGGTGGCTCCGCCCAGCACAAGGCCATGAAGCAGGTCTCCGGCCGGCTCCGCGTGGACCTCGCCCAGTACCGCGAGCTGGAGGCGTTCGCCGCCTTCGGTTCCGACCTGGACGCGGCCTCGAAGGCCTCGCTGGAGCGCGGTAAGCGCATGGTCGAGTTGCTGAAGCAGCCGCAGTACGCCCCGTTCCCGATGGAGGAGCAGGTCGTCTCGGTCTGGGCCGGCACCACGGGCAAGATGGACGACGTCCCGGTCGAGGACATCCGCCGCTTCGAGAGCGAGCTGCTGGAGTACCTGCGCCGTGAGCGCAAGGACCTCCTGACCAGCATCGCCGAGGGCGGCAAGATGTCCGACGACACGCTGCAGTCGATCGCCGACGCGATCGCCGCCTTCAAGCAGCAGTTCGAGACCTCGGACGGCAAGCTCCTGGGCGAGGGCTGA
- a CDS encoding F0F1 ATP synthase subunit gamma, with amino-acid sequence MGAQLRVYKRRIQAVTATKKITKAMEMIAASRIVKAQRKVAASMPYATELTRAVTAVATGSNAKHPLTTEAEAPTRAAVLLVTSDRGLAGGYSSNAIKAAERLRERLAGEGKEVDTYIVGRKGVAYYGFRERKVEESWTGFTDNPAYSDAKRVAAPLIEAIQKETAEGGVDELHIVFTEFVSMMTQNAVDNRMLPLSLDEVAEESTRKGEILPLFEFEPSAEDVLDALLPRYVESRIYNALLQAAASEHAARRRAMKSATDNAGDLIKSLSRLANAARQAEITQEISEIVGGASALADATAGSDK; translated from the coding sequence ATGGGCGCTCAGCTTCGCGTTTACAAGCGCCGCATCCAAGCCGTCACCGCGACCAAGAAGATCACCAAGGCGATGGAGATGATCGCCGCCTCGCGCATCGTCAAGGCGCAGCGCAAGGTGGCGGCGTCGATGCCGTACGCGACCGAGCTCACCCGTGCGGTGACCGCGGTGGCGACCGGCTCCAACGCCAAGCACCCGCTCACCACCGAAGCCGAAGCGCCGACCCGCGCCGCGGTCCTGCTCGTCACGAGCGACCGCGGTCTGGCCGGCGGCTACTCCTCCAACGCCATCAAGGCGGCGGAGCGGCTGCGGGAGCGCCTTGCCGGTGAGGGCAAGGAGGTCGACACGTACATCGTCGGCCGCAAGGGTGTCGCGTACTACGGCTTCCGCGAGCGCAAGGTCGAGGAATCCTGGACCGGCTTCACCGACAACCCGGCGTACTCCGATGCCAAGCGCGTCGCCGCCCCGTTGATCGAGGCCATCCAGAAGGAGACGGCCGAGGGCGGGGTCGACGAGCTGCACATCGTCTTCACGGAATTCGTGTCGATGATGACGCAGAACGCGGTCGACAACCGGATGCTGCCGCTTTCCCTCGACGAGGTGGCGGAGGAGAGCACCCGCAAGGGCGAGATCCTTCCGCTGTTCGAGTTCGAGCCGTCGGCCGAGGACGTCCTCGACGCCCTTCTGCCGCGCTACGTCGAGAGCCGTATCTACAACGCACTGCTCCAGGCCGCCGCTTCCGAGCACGCCGCCCGCCGCCGCGCGATGAAGTCGGCCACCGACAACGCCGGGGATCTCATCAAGAGCCTGTCCCGGCTTGCCAACGCGGCCCGCCAGGCCGAAATCACCCAGGAAATCAGCGAGATCGTCGGCGGTGCCAGTGCTCTGGCCGACGCGACCGCGGGGAGTGACAAGTAA
- the atpD gene encoding F0F1 ATP synthase subunit beta, producing MTTTVETAAATGRVARVIGPVVDVEFPVDAMPEIYNALHVDVADPAEAGARKTLTLEVAQHLGDGVVRAISMQPTDGLVRQAPVTDTGAGITVPVGDITKGKVFNTLGQILNEPEAEAQITERWPIHRKAPAFDQLESKTEMFETGLKVVDLLTPYVKGGKIGLFGGAGVGKTVLIQEMIMRVAKLHDGVSVFAGVGERTREGNDLIDEMTESGVLDKTALVFGQMDEPPGTRLRVALSALTMAEYFRDVQKQDVLLFIDNIFRFTQAGSEVSTLLGRMPSAVGYQPTLADEMGVLQERITSTRGHSITSMQAIYVPADDLTDPAPATTFAHLDATTVLSRPISEKGIYPAVDPLDSTSRILDPRYITQEHYNAASRVKGILQKYKDLQDIIAILGIDELGEEDKLVVHRARRVERFLSQNTHAAKQFTGLDGSDVPLDESIAAFNAICDGEYDHFPEQAFFMCGGLDDLKAKAKELGVS from the coding sequence ATGACGACCACTGTTGAGACGGCCGCTGCCACGGGCCGCGTCGCCCGGGTCATCGGCCCGGTCGTCGACGTGGAGTTCCCCGTCGACGCGATGCCGGAGATCTACAACGCCCTCCACGTCGACGTGGCGGACCCGGCCGAGGCCGGCGCCCGCAAGACGCTGACCCTCGAAGTCGCCCAGCACCTGGGTGACGGCGTGGTCCGCGCCATCTCGATGCAGCCCACCGACGGCCTGGTCCGCCAGGCCCCGGTGACCGACACGGGCGCGGGCATCACCGTCCCCGTCGGTGACATCACCAAGGGCAAGGTGTTCAACACCCTCGGCCAGATCCTGAACGAGCCGGAGGCCGAGGCGCAGATCACCGAGCGCTGGCCGATCCACCGCAAGGCCCCGGCCTTCGACCAGCTCGAGTCCAAGACCGAGATGTTCGAGACCGGCCTGAAGGTCGTCGACCTGCTGACCCCGTACGTCAAGGGCGGCAAGATCGGTCTGTTCGGTGGTGCGGGCGTCGGCAAGACGGTCCTCATCCAGGAAATGATCATGCGTGTGGCGAAGCTGCACGACGGTGTGTCGGTGTTCGCCGGTGTCGGTGAGCGCACCCGTGAGGGCAACGACCTCATCGACGAGATGACCGAGTCGGGCGTTCTGGACAAGACCGCGCTCGTCTTCGGCCAGATGGACGAGCCGCCGGGGACGCGTCTGCGCGTGGCCCTGTCCGCCCTGACCATGGCGGAGTACTTCCGCGATGTGCAGAAGCAGGACGTGCTGCTCTTCATCGACAACATCTTCCGCTTCACGCAGGCCGGTTCCGAGGTCTCCACGCTGCTCGGCCGTATGCCGTCCGCGGTGGGTTACCAGCCGACCCTGGCCGACGAGATGGGTGTGCTCCAGGAGCGCATCACCTCGACGCGTGGTCACTCGATCACCTCGATGCAGGCGATCTACGTCCCCGCGGACGACCTGACCGACCCGGCCCCGGCCACCACGTTCGCCCACCTCGACGCGACGACGGTTCTCTCCCGTCCGATCTCCGAGAAGGGCATCTACCCGGCCGTGGACCCGCTGGACTCCACGTCCCGCATCCTGGACCCGCGCTACATCACGCAGGAGCACTACAACGCGGCCAGCCGCGTCAAGGGGATCCTGCAGAAGTACAAGGACCTCCAGGACATCATCGCGATCCTCGGTATCGACGAGCTGGGCGAGGAGGACAAGCTCGTCGTCCACCGTGCCCGTCGCGTCGAGCGCTTCCTGTCGCAGAACACCCACGCCGCCAAGCAGTTCACCGGCCTGGACGGTTCGGACGTTCCGCTCGACGAGTCGATCGCCGCGTTCAACGCGATCTGCGACGGGGAGTACGACCACTTCCCCGAGCAGGCGTTCTTCATGTGCGGTGGCCTGGACGACCTCAAGGCGAAGGCCAAGGAGCTCGGCGTCTCCTGA
- a CDS encoding F0F1 ATP synthase subunit epsilon, with product MAAELHVELVAADRSVWSGEATLVVARTTSGDIGIMPGHQPLLGVLESGPVTIRTSEGGTVIAAVHGGFISFADNKLSLLAEIVELADEIDVQRAERALERAKSDADAAAERRAEIRLRAVAVL from the coding sequence TTGGCTGCTGAGCTGCATGTGGAGCTGGTCGCCGCGGACCGCAGTGTCTGGTCCGGCGAGGCCACCCTGGTCGTCGCGCGTACCACGTCCGGCGACATCGGCATCATGCCCGGTCACCAGCCGCTTCTCGGTGTGCTGGAATCGGGCCCGGTGACGATCCGCACGAGCGAGGGCGGTACCGTCATCGCCGCTGTGCACGGTGGTTTCATCTCGTTCGCGGACAACAAGCTGTCGCTGCTGGCCGAGATCGTCGAGCTGGCGGACGAGATCGATGTCCAGCGCGCCGAGCGTGCGCTGGAGCGCGCGAAGTCGGACGCGGACGCCGCTGCTGAGCGGCGCGCCGAGATCCGTCTGCGCGCGGTGGCGGTGCTCTAG
- a CDS encoding DUF2550 domain-containing protein, with product MVLALWVGVSVIVLVLVGLFVFGLRRRLIQRSGGTFDCSLRWDVSEEPDPSGKGWVYGVARYSGDRVDWFRVFSYAPRPRRGLERSAIEVIARRLPEGEEELALLSDSVVLGCLHRGTRLELAMSEDALTGFLAWLEAAPPGQRVNVA from the coding sequence ATGGTCCTCGCGTTGTGGGTGGGCGTATCCGTCATCGTGCTGGTCCTGGTGGGGCTGTTCGTCTTCGGTCTGCGCCGGCGGCTGATCCAGCGGTCCGGAGGCACGTTCGACTGTTCCCTCCGCTGGGACGTCTCCGAGGAGCCGGACCCCTCCGGCAAAGGCTGGGTCTACGGGGTCGCCCGCTACAGCGGTGACCGCGTCGACTGGTTCCGTGTCTTCTCCTACGCTCCTCGCCCCCGCCGGGGCCTGGAGCGTTCTGCGATCGAGGTGATCGCCCGCCGGCTGCCGGAGGGCGAGGAGGAGCTGGCGCTCCTGTCCGACTCCGTCGTGCTCGGCTGTCTCCACCGGGGGACGCGCCTGGAGCTGGCGATGAGCGAGGACGCGCTGACCGGCTTCCTCGCCTGGCTGGAGGCGGCACCGCCCGGCCAGCGGGTCAATGTCGCTTAG
- a CDS encoding response regulator transcription factor: MIIRVLVAEDQAAVRAGLVLILSSAPDVEVVGEAGDGEEAVRLARELRPDLVLMDVQMPRLDGVSATRQVVAEELADVLVLTTFDLDEYVFGALRAGASGFLLKNTDAHDLLAAVRTVARGEGLIAPAVTRRLIAEFAGTANVRAAGAADPAVLESLTRREREVLGCLGDGLSNAEIAVRLSMAEATAKTHVSRLLAKLGMRSRVQAAVLAQELGV, encoded by the coding sequence ATGATCATCCGGGTGCTGGTGGCCGAGGACCAGGCGGCCGTACGGGCGGGGCTGGTGCTGATCCTCTCCAGCGCGCCGGACGTCGAGGTCGTCGGGGAGGCCGGGGACGGCGAGGAGGCGGTGCGCCTGGCGCGTGAACTCCGGCCGGATCTCGTCCTGATGGATGTGCAGATGCCGCGGCTGGACGGGGTGTCGGCGACCCGGCAGGTGGTGGCGGAGGAGCTGGCGGACGTCCTGGTGCTGACCACGTTCGACCTGGACGAGTACGTCTTCGGGGCGCTGCGGGCGGGGGCCTCGGGCTTCCTGCTGAAGAACACCGACGCACACGATCTGCTGGCGGCGGTACGGACGGTGGCGCGCGGCGAGGGGCTGATCGCGCCGGCGGTGACGCGGCGGCTGATCGCGGAGTTCGCGGGGACGGCGAACGTACGGGCGGCGGGTGCGGCCGATCCGGCGGTGCTGGAGTCGCTGACCCGGCGTGAGCGGGAGGTGCTGGGGTGTCTCGGGGATGGGCTGTCGAACGCGGAGATCGCGGTGCGGCTCTCGATGGCGGAGGCGACGGCGAAGACGCACGTCAGCCGATTGCTGGCCAAGCTGGGGATGCGGAGCCGGGTCCAGGCGGCCGTGCTGGCACAGGAGTTGGGGGTCTGA